A DNA window from Rhipicephalus sanguineus isolate Rsan-2018 chromosome 8, BIME_Rsan_1.4, whole genome shotgun sequence contains the following coding sequences:
- the LOC125759619 gene encoding uncharacterized protein LOC125759619, translated as MFMFIFCLRVVTDNFLQMRFSIVEFTEEKTVAVVPNIWIVGGKCYWPPGPGCKMATVQKAKAPNKDWKMYSIVVKTTYSTYQEARRNLDQAQYSDVESEHLQKRKVSKPSRYISDDEVPTFHSRLTGSNGPSTDERMENTCANACDEFHEGGNQLQEVGNQQKGQMSKPSHTFNALLKPPSSFPGPSGSTHRDCDTPAENTEDLSSDSDESEDGCEMLDGQETEAGMRDSAMASPPARAKNRKALTPEEFQHEVLVKLTVLRMVQKQHGNLYMG; from the exons ATGTTTATGTTCATTTTTTGTCTGAGAGTGGTCACAGACAATTTTTTACAGATGCGCTTTTCCATTGTGGAATTTACTGAAGAGAAAACAGTAGCTGTTGTGCCCAACATATGGATTGTTGGTGGCAAATGCTATTGGCCACCAGGACCTGGCTGCAAAATGgcaactgttcaaaaagcaaaagCCCCCAACAAAGACTGGAAAATGTACAGCATTGTGGTGAAAACTACCTACA GCACATATCAAGAGGCTCGTAGAAATCTGGATCAAGCTCAGTACTCTGATGTTGAATCTGAGCACCTTCAGAAACGGAAG GTGTCAAAGCCAAGTCGTTACATCAGCGATGATGAAGTGCCTACTTTTCATTCACGCCTCACTGGTTCAAATGGACCGTCCACAGATGAAC GAATGGAGAACACTTGTGCAAATGCTTGCGACGAATTTCACGAAGGAGGAAACCAGTTGCAAGAggttggcaaccaacagaaagGACAG ATGTCAAAGCCAAGCCACACCTTCAATGCTCTTTTGAAACCCCCCAGCAGCTTTCCTGGCCCATCTGGTTCAACAC ACAGAGACTGCGACACTCCGGCAGAAAACACTGAAG ATCTTTCAAGTGACTCTGACGAATCGGAAGATGGTTGTG AGATGCTGGATGGCCAGGAGACTGAAGCTGGCATGCGTGACTCTG CCATGGCTTCACCTCCTGCACGGGCAAAAAACAGGAAGGCGCTAACCCCAGAGG AGTTCCAGCATGAAGTACTCGTGAAGCTGACAGTGCTGCGAATGGTTCAAAAGCAGCATGGGAACTTATACATGGGCTGA
- the LOC119403607 gene encoding uncharacterized protein LOC119403607, protein MLELADQFLEAQGGASLAKTKKDSPLTDEKGKYEKGGNSHAPLPRCYNCNRGNHPPHLCRNRPAANIAIVCFKCGKKGHRANDCRSGSTNALQASCLYAPRETREDPIRDGYIELRNGEKVPVVNAVKVTPPKDLVGNLPVVTGTLRGADISVLRDTGCNTVTVRRKLVKEDELTGTSRLVYLVDGTARMLPEARIEVDTPYFTGHLTALCLQDPLYDLILGNIDGARPPDDPRKETEEPVSTEELREEPIAAAITRSQAHAQPEKFAKLRTPETTAGLPGEDDYGCEQRRDATLKQCFEKIGRKQTCRNEKGSVEYKQEQGLLYRRYTEANGRLVRQLVVPHCHREAVLKTAHDGIMAGHLGTQKTKERISEEFFWPGITADVKRFVASCDICQRTVPKGRVPHVPLGRAPIIDTPYKRVAIDIVGPIHPPSKHGNRYILTLMDYVTRYPDAVALPSIETERVAEALVEMFSRFGVPRGDLSDCGTNFTSDLMKEVARLLSVRQLHTTPYHPMANGLVEKFNGTLKLMLKRMCAEKPRDWDRYLAPLLFAYREVPQELWTNADLTEEAKTTYQHVFDLRNRLEETCRLAHEELEKAGARYTKLYNRKAKERSFDPGDKVLILLPTDTNKLLLQWKGPFEVREKKGEADYVVDTAGGRKIFHANLLKRYEERDGRTTKVSNVTFGVVESSEDENIPTPDWLKLEGEQEVKLSDKLDAQQIGQLQGIVGEHARIFSDVPGKTDWVYCNLELTASNPVHVKQYPLPFATREGVEKEVREMEKLGIIEKSESPYNSPVILVKKPDVGTNRLCIDFRRLNNVLVADSEPMTRTDAVFATVANKKYFSKLDFVKGYWQIPLTEESKAKTAFSTTSGLYQFRYMPFGIKTAPAVFAKLMRKVAEGIPGVDHYYDDVLVATETWEEHLRSLGLLFERIQRAGLTVRPSYNHWGKHSTRSKLHHVLQPSDKYAPSSV, encoded by the exons ATGCTAGAGCTGGCAGACCAGTTTCTGGAAGCTCAGGGTGGAGCGAGCCTCGCAAAAACGAAGAAAGATAGTCCTCTCACGGACGAGAAGGGCAAATACGAGAAGGGAGGCAATAGCCACGCACCGCTACCACGGTGCTATAATTGCAATCGGGGAAATCATCCGCCGCACTTATGTCGCAACAGACCTGCCGCCAATATAGCCATCGTCTGTTTCAAGTGTGGGAAAAAGGGACATAGGGCAAACGACTGCCGGTCAGGATCAACTAACGCACTCCAGGCGTCCTGCCTCTACGCACCAAGGGAAACGCGTGAGGATCCCATACGCGATGGGTATATAGAGCTTAGGAATGGCGAAAAAGTCCCCGTCGTCAACGCCGTAAAGGTGACACCGCCGAAAGATCTGGTCGGGAACCTGCCAGTGGTCACAGGCACCCTCCGAGGCGCAGACATCTCAGTGTTGCGGGATACGGGGTGCAACACGGTAACTGTGCGGAGGAAGCTGGTAAAGGAAGACGAGCTGACCGGTACAAGCAGACTCGTCTACTTGGTCGACGGAACAGCGAGGATGCTGCCCGAAGCACGGATTGAGGTTGACACTCCGTACTTTACTGGCCACCTTACAGCACTGTGCCTGCAAGATCCACTGTATGACCTCATTCTGGGCAACATCGATGGCGCAAGACCTCCTGATGATCCGAGGAAGGAGACCGAAGAACCTGTCTCGACGGAGGAGTTAAGGGAAGAGCCTATAGCAGCAGCTATCACCCGTTCTCAAGCGCATGCACAGCCGGAAAAATTTGCCAAACTTCGCACGCCTGAGACCACGGCGGGATTGCCAGGAGAGGACGACTATGGCTGCGAGCAGAGAAGAGATGCGACACTCAAGCAATGTTTTGAGAAGATCGGCAGGAAGCAAACATGCCGAAATGAGAAGGGAAGCGTCGAGTATAAGCAAGAACAGGGACTGCTATACCGGCGGTACACAGAGGCCAACGGACGGCTGGTACGCCAACTAGTCGTGCCGCACTGCCACCGAGAAGCTGTACTTAAAACAGCACACGATGGTATAATGGCAGGACACTTGGGCACACAAAAAACCAAGGAACGGATCTCCGAGGAGTTCTTTTGGCCAGGCATCACCGCTGATGTAAAAAGGTTCGTCGCATCATGTGACATCTGTCAGCGCACCGTACCGAAGGGCCGGGTACCACATGTTCCACTGGGGAGGGCACCCATAATCGACACCCCGTACAAGCGAGTGGCGATCGATATAGTGGGACCGATTCACCCGCCCTCAAAGCATGGAAACAGATACATTTTGACTTTGATGGATTATGTCACCCGGTATCCAGACGCAGTGGCGCTCCCGAGTATCGAAACTGAGCGAGTGGCCGAGGCCCTGGTCGAGATGTTCTCCCGATTTGGCGTCCCCCGCGGGGATCTAAGCGACTGTGGCACGAACTTCACGTCGGACCTGATGAAGGAAGTAGCGCGGCTCCTTTCCGTGCGCCAGCTCCACACCACCCCATATCACCCAATGGCAAATGGCTTGGTGGAAAAATTCAATGGCACCTTAAAATTAATGTTGAAGCGCATGTGCGCCGAAAAACCGAGAGATTGGGACCGCTACCTGGCACCTCTCCTCTTCGCCTATCGGGAGGTTCCGCAG GAGCTGTGGACGAACGCCGACTTGACTGAAGAAGCTAAGACGACGTACCAGCATGTCTTCGACCTTCGGAACCGCTTGGAGGAAACGTGCCGCCTGGCACACGAGGAGTTGGAAAAAGCTGGAGCGCGGTACACGAAGCTGTACAATCGCAAGGCGAAGGAGCGGAGTTTCGACCCCGGAGACAAGGTACTGATTTTGCTCCCCACCGACACGAACAAGCTGCTGCTGCAATGGAAGGGTCCTTTTGAAGTAAGGGAAAAGAAAGGTGAAGCTGACTACGTCGTAGACACGGCTGGCGGCAGAAAAATCTTCCACGCCAACTTACTGAAAAGATACGAGGAGAGGGACGGCCGCACTACCAAGGTGAGCAACGTGACGTTTGGTGTTGTGGAATCGAGCGAGGACGAGAATATTCCAACCCCTGACTGGCTGAAATTGGAAGGGGAACAAGAAGTGAAGCTCTCCGACAAACTGGACGCTCAGCAGATTGGACAGCTGCAAGGAATTGTTGGGGAACACGCTCGTATTTTCTCGGATGTCCCGGGCAAAACTGACTGGGTCTACTGCAACCTCGAACTCACCGCGAGTAACCCCGTACACGTGAAACAATACCCTCTTCCCTTTGCAACGCGGGAAGGTGTAGAGAAGGAGGTGCGAGAGATGGAGAAGCTCGGCATCATCGAGAAATCAGAGTCACCTTATAATTCGCCAGTGATTTTGGTAAAGAAACCCGACGTCGGTACAAATCGACTGTGTATTGATTTTCGACGCCTGAACAACGTTCTGGTGGCTGATTCCGAACCTATGACAAGAACTGACGCGGTGTTTGCTACAGTGGCAAATAAGAAGTATTTCTCGAAGCTCGACTTCGTGaagggctattggcagataccgcTAACCGAAGAGTCCAAAGCGAAGACGGCCTTCTCGACGACATCGGGACTATACCAATTCCGCTACATGCCATTCGGCATCAAGACAGCGCCTGCTGTATTTGCTAAGTTGATGCGGAAGGTTGCGGAAGGTATACCCGGTGTGGACCATTATTACGATGATGTACTAGTAGCCACCGAAACATGGGAAGAGCACCTGAGGTCCCTGGGACTGCTTTTTGAGCGCATACAGAGGGCCGGGCTTACGGTGCGCCCAA GTTACAACCACTGGGGAAAACACTCGACAAGATCGAAGCTGCACCACGTCCTTCAACCAAGCGACAAGTACGCGCCTTCCTCGGTTTGA